CGCCTACAATAGTTGATGCATGAGAGCTTGTTATGGCATCTACCATCGCATAGGTTCCTCTGCTAAAGGCATCATGCTCAAACGCCCCCATAGGTCCGTTCCACAAAATCGTTCTTGCATCCTGAAGCGCTTCAGTAAATAATTTTGTGGTTGCCGGACCAATATCAAGAGCAATCCATCTTTCAGGAATTTCCTGAAAGGGAACAACTTTTGTTTCAGCATGATTATCAAATTTTTCGGCAACGATGAAGTCTACCGGCAAGTACAATTTTATACCATTTTTCCTGGAAATAGACATTAAATTGTTTACCATGCGGAGCATGCTATCCTCAACCAGGGATTTTCCAACCCCATATCCCTGCGCCTTAAGGAAGGTGAATGCCATCGCGCCTCCGATAAGGATTTTGTCCATTTTTTTGGATAGGTTTTCTATGATTTTTATTTTGTCAGAAACCTTTGCGCCTCCCAGCAGGGCTACAACTGGTCTCATGGGGTTAACAACAGACTTTTCAAAGTAATCTATTTCCTTTTTGAGTAAAAATCCGGCGGCAGCCGGCACATATCTTTGCATACTCACCATTGAAGCGTGCTTCCTGTGGCAATTCCCAAAGGCATTTTGGATAAAGACATTACAAAGGCTGGCTAGCTCTTGGGCAAATGAGGGATCGTTCTCTTCTTCGCCTGGATGAAATCGCAGATTTTCCAAAACAAGCACATCTCCGTTACGCATTTCACCAATTTGTTTTTTTACTGTATCGCCAATGCAATCCTCTGCCATTGAAACGTTTACTTTTTCATTGAGATACCGCTGTAATCTTTTTGCCGCAGGCTTCAGACTAAATTTTGGATTGACTTTTCCTCCGGGTCTTCCCAGGTGTGATGCGATAATAACTTTTGCTTCTTCGTCTAATAAATAATTAATGGTAGGCAGGGTTGCCCGGATTCTGGTATCATCGGTAATATTTCCATGCTCGTCTAACGGCACATTATAATCCATACGGACCATTACTGTTTTTCCGCGCACATCCAGGTCTTTGATAAGCAATTTATTCATTGTATTCAGTTGGTTTTATAAATAAAGTTAGAGGCGAGCAACCAGCTCAATAAGATCTGCCATACGATTTGAGAAACCCCATTCATTGTCATACCAGGACACCAGTTTTACCATTCGATTATCAAGTACATTTGTTAATGGAGCATCGAAGATACTGGAGTTGGTGTTCCCGATAATATCTGATGACACAATGGGGTCTTCGCTGTATTCCAGAATGCCCTTTAATGCTCCTTCCGAAGCGTTTTTCATTGCCGAATTGACCTCTTGTATGGTAATGTCCTTTGAGGTTATCGCCACAAAATCAGTTACTGAACCATTAGGAACGGGCACCCGCATCGCCAAACCGTCTAATTTGCCATTTAACGATGGAATTACCTCTCCAATTGCCTTCGCAGCTCCAGTGGTTGTTGGAATGATATTCATCGCAGCAGCCCTCGCCCTCCTCGGGTCTTTATGCATAAAATCAATAATACGTTGATCATTTGTATATGCATGGATTGTTGTCATAAAACCCTTTTCTATTCCGAAAGTATCATTTAAAACCTTTGCAAGAGGGGCAAGACAATTTGTGGTGCACGAGGCATTTGATATGATTTTATGTTCCGCTTTGAGATCTCCGTTATTTACGCCAACAACAATCGTGGCATCTATTTTGTCTTTTGCCGGAGCAGAAAGGATTACTTTCTTTGCTCCCGCATCCAAATGTTTGGCACAAGTTGCTCGTGTGGTGAATACGCCCGTTGCTTCTATGACAATATCTACTCCCAGAGATTTCCATGGCAGCAGAGAAGGGTCCTTTTCTTGTGACAAGGTTATTTCTTTGCCGTTTACCAGGAGCGATTTTTCTCTTGACTCTACCGTCCCATTAAATCTACCATGTATCGAATCGTATTTTAGCAACAATGCTAACGATTTTGCGTCGGTAAGATCGTTAATAGCCAAAACGTCAATGCCTTCCCGTTTGTCAATTACGCGAAAAACGTTTTTACCGATCCTTCCGAAACCATTTATACCAACCTTGATTGCCATAGCGGTTATCCTTTGCTTTTATAATTATTTGTATATAAAATGTCTGTAATTATTACCTGTGAAAATAGATAAGATAAAAAAAAGATTTGGTTAAACGCTTAATTTTAGCAGACAGGTTTAATTTGTCAAGCGTTTTCATCGTGTTGTCTTTATTTTGATTTATCGGCGATTCCTTTCTGCCTGGATTTAAGATAAAGGAAACAAAATAGAAGGGGAAACCTGAATAAGAGGGGCGTAATTACTTTTATGCGAAAGGATATGTAAGAATATGAAAGAAAATAAGATTCTCTATGAAACGGCCCTCAAACAATTTGAAACAGTGGCGGAAATGTTGAACTTAGATGATGGAATGCGAGAGCGTATGCGTCATCCTAAACGGGCCCTTATTGTTTCAGTGCCGGTTAAAATGGACGACGGTTCTTCAAAAGTCTTTAAAGGCTATCGAGTGCAACATGACATTACGCTGGGTCCTTCGAAGGGCGGCTTGCGATATCATCCCTGTGTAGATCTTGAGGAAGTCTCCGCCCTTGCCATGCTAATGACGTGGAAGTGCGCACTCATGCACTTGCCTTACGGCGGCGCGAAAGGGGGTATTCAATGCAATCCGGAAGAAATGTCGAAAAATGAACTGGAACGCATGACGAGACGTTATACTACTGAAATTGTACAATTTATTGGACCGGACAAAGATATCCCTGCTCCGGACCTCTATACCAATGCAGAGACCATGGCCTGGATGATGGATACCTATAGCATGCAGCAAGGTATGACCGTACCCGGTGTGGTTACCGGGAAGCCATTGTTATTAGGCGGTTCTCTCGGGAGGGCCGAAGGTACCGGAAGGGGAGTGGCGTATATGGTTGCTGAGGCAGCAAGGGTTTTGTTTAAAGACCTTCGTGGTTTGCGCGTAGCAATTCAAGGTACCGGTAATGTTGGCGGTGTTGCCGCAAGGCTTTTGTATGATCAAGGATGTACCGTTGTAGCTGTAAGTGATATTAGTGGAGGGGTGTACAATCAAAAAGGTATCCTTATGCCTTATTTGTTACACCATCTTAAGGAGAATAAACATGTATGTGGGCTAAGGGATGCTGACGCGATAACCAATCAGGAACTCTTTGAGCTGGATTGTGACGTCATTATTCCTGCCGCAATAGAAGGGCAAATCACAGAAGAAAATGCTGAAAGAATCAAGGCAAAAATTATCGTAGAAGGCGCTAACGGGCCTACAACCGCAGAGGCGGATAAGATATTGCATGATAAGAAGACTTTTTTGGTGCCTGATATTCTTGCCAATGCCGGAGGGGTAACGGTTTCCTACTTTGAATGGGTGCAGGGTATCCAGTATTATTTCTGGAGTGAAGAGGATATTCATAAGGAACAAAAAGAGGTCATGCTTGGCGCGTTTAACAGGGTTTTTGCCCTATCCAAAAAAAAGGGTCTGGATATGCGTACCGCTGCGTTAATGCTGGGGATAGACCGGGTTGCGGAGGCAAAAAAATTGCGTGGACTATATCCCTAATGAAGTGAACAGGAGATAAAGGCAGATATTTTCCCAAAGAACTGGACCTTTAAAGGGGGGAGCATGTTACAACTTTTTATCGATACTGCAAACGAGGCATTGGTTTATCTCTAAAGGTTTGCCCACAGCGAAAGTTTCATGAATATCGTTATTACAAGAGGAACACATTGCTTTTTTTTCAGTTGAAGGTTTTTTCCCATAATATCCCAGGGTTTCTATTTCCGCACAGACAATCTCCCGCTTCCTTTTAAACCCATAACAGGTTTCCAAAAAGGATTGAACGTTAAAACGTTTCGTTGCCGCCAGGAGAATGGCATGTTTTTCTTCAACTTCATTTTGCTGTAAATCCGTGTCTATTCTCGCATAAAGAACGATTGCATTTTTTTTGGTTTTGTCATCTACTTTGAATACAGTAGCCCCCTGTCTTTTCAGTACTGTGTGTTTTACGTAATTGGTGTGAAGATGTTCTCCCAGTTTTTGTTCGAGAAAAGATATCGTAAAGTCTTTCGGAAAGCGAATACGATACAATATGTATTGTATGTCAGATATATTGCCTGGTTCAGGACCCATTTCCTTAATGAAGAATCCTTTGCACTGTTTTTGTATACTCCCCAATTTTTTCAACAGGGTTTCTTTTTGCAGCAGAACCTTCGCCCTGTTTTCCGGCAAAAATGCAAGGCAATATCGATTTATGCCATAGGCAAAATTAGCGCCTTTTCGCTCATCGGTAAAATCCATCAGATGACCTGTCACCGACTGATAATAAGGAGTAATTTCCGGCATAGCGATCATGAGGGCACGGGCAATTGCTACCCCAAAAAATTGTTTTGGGACTAAACGCATTGTCTGATCGATTTCTATGGTAGCCTGAAGTATGAAGGTATTTCGTTTCTTTTTTGTGATAGTATCCAGCTCTTCCAGAAGAAAAGGTTGAGAAATTTTGTGTTGTGTGATTTTGTTTATCTGCGCAGAGGTTGGACAGGCTCCGCATCCAAGGCATTGGGCCTTGACTTGAGGCCGCCCCAGGCAGTATTCCTGTTCCGTAAAACGGATAGAACGCTCATATTCTTCCCATAAAAAATTTTTTTTAATACCCATGGTAATGTCGTCCCAGGGGAAAACATGGTCTTTTTCTTTTGCATTGAAATAATATCCTTCAGACAGGCCTGCTTCATGTAAATAGGCGCGCCATCTTGAGAACACATATTTTGGGACCGAATTATAATAAAAAAATCCATCAATTATTGAGGAACGAATCAGGGCAGGCGTTAATTGTCTGTCTCCCATGGCGAGTAATTGCATCAACCACGTTTCGGTATGCGAGGCGCTTTCCCTGAATTCCATGCCGTTTGTTCTGCATAGGTGATTGAGCTCTTTTCTTGTGTGCTTGTCGTCTTCCAGGGCTGTTGTGCAGGCATGAAATTGCAAGGGGGTGTGTGGCGGGTAATACAGCGGTGTTAGGCTGAAAATAATCCGCGCCTTACTATTTGTCATGCTTTTTAATTTTTCCAGACGTTCTACAAATGTTCTGAATTCGAGAAGGTCATCCGGTTGTTCCAGGCCAGTGCGTATCAGGAAGATTTTAAGCTCCCTGATGCCTTTTTCGAATAAGAATTCACATGCCTTATAGATATGTTCTTCAGTAAGGTTTTTGTGTAAATATTTCCGTAATCGTTCACTAATGCCTTCCATCCCGCAACTTACGGTTGTTTTTCCAATTATTTTTTGTGCGTCCGCAAGAAATCGGTCTGCAGCAAGGAGATCAAATCGTTGGCTTTTCAAACTGATGGAAGCGATTTCTTCATAAAAAGATTTAATTATGGAATAAAGTTCCGTGTGCGTGTTAAAATTAAAACTTGAAAGATTAATGGAATTGAGTCCCTGTTGTGCCTTTGCCGCTCTCATCCCTTCCAAAAGTTTTCGTAAAGATCGTTCCCTGTACGGTTTTCTTTCCCAGCTTTCTGCGCAAAAGGAGCAGAAGCATGGGCATCCGCTGCTGATTTGTATACTGCCGGTGCCAAGATTTTCTGTTTCATACCATATTGGACCGGATTCTAATGCCCTTGCCTGATCTAGATCGTATACGATAGCGCTTTTTACCGGATATGCAACATAGGGCGCTTTCGGCATGATTTCCGCAAGTGTGTTTTCACGTAATCCCTGTTCATGGTTCCCGGCTTTTTTCCCGTTCGTTTCCAGTTCTGCATGTTGTTTCCGCGCCAACGTTATATAGCGGTGTATGTACTTGTCCGGTTCATAGAAACCGTCGACCTTTCCATGGCAGGACCGTAAAATTTCTGTTTTTCCCATGCCTGCCAATTTACCTTCCAGTACAATCCTCAGGAATTGTTTTACCGAAAGTTCCCCTTCACCGAGAATTACTGCGTCCACAAGCCCGCCATTTCCCCTGAATCCCTGTCCTTCGGCCGGCCCATGTAAAACAGCGGTAACTGCCGCGTTGGCACCTCCAAGCACTATAAGAGGGATATCGGAGCGCAGCATACGTTCCTTTTTGAAGAGGGGTATCCCTGAAAAAAGGAGAAGAGCTGGTAGATTAAGAAGTTCCAGTACAAAGGAGTTACTGATGCCGAGCACATCAAATGCGCTTGGAGGTTCTTTTGTGGTTGTACCGACCCAAAGGGGAACTTGCGATGCACTCATTATCTCCAGGTCCTTAGGGGGAGGAAGAAAGGCAAAATCAACAAAAACATGTTCTACTTCCTGTGCTATCTGAGCCACCAATGAGTGGGAAGTGGAGATTGATACATCACGATACGTTGATAATCGGCAGATAAGGAAGCGCAATTTTGCCTGCGCAAATAATGCCGGGTCCATCGTATTGGGTTCCCCGCCTTTTAACCATAACCCGGACAATGAGAGAAGATGGTAATTCTTTTCATACCACCGCCGAATGTCCTGAGAGGATTGGATATAATTATGAGATATGTTCAGGTTTGTGATAGTGTCAAACATTTTTTTCAAAAATACTATTAGGCTTATCCGGTTCACTGCCGCAACCACAATAAGTGGACAATATGTACCGATTAAGCACACAACATCTTGTATTTCCGGCGGTCAACCGGATAAGCCAAAATACTATTTTAAAGGTTATGCGTCGTGGAAAGTTACTCTGATGGAGACCGGTTTCCTCATACCACCACCCGGGGTTTAATAGTCCTTGACTAAAAAACTTCTTCCTATTGGCGAGGGACATTGGTTAGGGGTATTAACTTTTTTCTTATATGCCGTCTAGACATAATTCTCTGCCATGCGATAACGGCGGTAGTAGCGCCTAACGTATCTGAAAGCCAATCGAGGATATCCATTGAACGATGGGGAGTAAAAAATTGGTGAATCTCATCTGACGCTCCATAGAGCGAGGTAATGCCAATGGCCAAGAGGTAAAAAAATATTTTTGTTTTCATTCCAAAGGAAGATATAACCCAGCACATCATAAAGCCCAATATACCGAACTCTATAAAATGAATAAGCTTATCAATGTGCGGGAACAAGGGGACTGAAGACGTATCGCGCGAAGATACAATATAAATACAATAGCTATAAAAGAGAGTCAAAAAAACTTTTATAAATACGGTTATTATTTTACTTTTATTACTCTTCATCCTTTTCAATTCCTTCAAAGATCTTCACCCAGTATTCTGTGTCTTCTGCAGATGAGCCCTGTTGTTTGCAAAGAAGAGTATCTTTCTGCCAGGAAAGGTTCCCTCGTTTTTTTATCTTTAAAGTAACATTTTTCAGCAGAGATTTTTTTTCTTCTTTTGGGATTGGAACGTTTTTAAACACCTCTATCCAGTATCGCGCGTCTTTTTCCGAAGGACCGTCCAACTTCCCTCTTGGTTCATCAGAAGGTATCCGAGTTCCATTTTTGTTGAGAAGGCCCAGGATTTCTTTATAGAGAGTTTTGGGATTAATGATGTGACAACCACGTTTTTTTACGTGTCTTTTAATATCGTTGTCATAGGTCACAACGTAAACATCATTCGGGTTTTGGCAAAGATTAACAATATTTTTAATTGCCGTATCAGCGTTGACTCCGGTTTTTGAATAAATCACCGTAATACCAGAGAAGATTTGTTTTCGTGGTAAAACGGTATCGGAATAGGTGCCGTCAAACACGATAGTTATAGTATGCGGTTTTTCCTCCTGATATTTAGATAGCAGGGAAACGACATGGTTTCTCACGGATTCTATTCGATGAACCTCAACGTATTTTTCAAGTTCCGGCACCGAGTATATAAGGTTGTAACCATCGATAATAATTACCATGTAATTTGCCCGTTATCGAGAACCACTTTTCCACCAACAATGGTAGTTGTGGCCTTCCCAAGAAGTTTCCAGCCAAGAAAAGGGCTATTTTTCCCTTTGGAGTGAAAAGCTTCAGCATCTACCGTCCATTCTTTATTCAAATCGATAATGGCAATGTTTGCGGGCATGCCTACGGCTAAACTACCGCCATCGATACGAAATATCCGCGCAGGATTTGCAGACATTTTCAGGACGACATCCTTAAGAGATAAAATGCCTGGATGGACAAATTTTGTGAGGATGATGCCGAGCGCCGTTTCAAGCCCTACAAAACCTGGAGCCCCCTTTTTTTTCTCTTCATTGGTGTGAGGGGCATGGTCAGTCGCGATAACATCAATGGTGCCGTTTACCAGGTTGTTCTGCATTGATTCTTTATCTTCCGGAGAACGCAAAGGGGGATTGACATTGGGTGGGTTGTCTTCTAAATCCTTGCAGCAATTATCCAATACCAAATGATGGGGCGTTACTTCGCAAGTAATTTCCGCGCGGCGCCTTTTTCTTGCCTGCTGAATTACGTCCGCAGAGCTTTTGAAGCTGATATGAGAAACATGGAGCCTTCCCCCTGCCTGTTCTGTACATCTGATTTCACGAATAATAAAATCCGTTTCATGGCAAAAGGCTTTGCCGGGAAAATGTGTTACCCTTGCATTTTTTTTTGCTTTGTCCAGGAAACTTTGGGAATCTTCACAATGAGGGCTGATAATAAGATTGTTTTTTGCAGACAATTCGCAGGCCTTTTCCATAATTGATTCGTAGTACACAGGGTTGCCATCGTCCGACAAGGCACGGACTCTTTTATCTGTCGCTAGTTTGTCTATATCCGTAAGTTCTTCCCCTAACAATTTCCTGGTTATACACGCCTTAGTGTAAATATTTACTATGCTTTTCTGCCGTACCCGCTCCATTAATAACTCAACCATTTCCAGAGAATCAATGGGTGGAAGAGTGTTGGGTTCGCAGATGAGTGTGGTATAGCCTCCCGCTGCAGCCGCACGGGAACCTGTCCGTATGTCTTCTTTGTACTCTAAACCGGGTTCTCGAAGATGGGTGTGGCAGTCAATTAATCCCGGAATTACATGCCTGTGTCTTGCATCAATAACTTTGACAGTGTTCCCTGGTTGAATATCCCGTGAAATTGCTTTGACGGTACCATCCTTTATATAAATATCCGCACGGTCATCAATTCCTGCCGCAGGGTCTACCACATGTCCGCCTTTTATTAATAATTCGTTATGAGTCATCAGCGTATTACGTACATTAAAAAAACCCATTGAGAGGACACTCTTCACATGCTTTTTTTGGACGGCAAAACATCTTGCCTGTGTTTACAATAAGTGCATGGTATTCATTATACAAGGCGACGTCTTTTGACAGATTATCTTCAAAGAACGATTTTATTTCATCATAGGTGCAATTTTCAGGTATAAGGCCATGTCGGGAAAAAATCCTGTGTGTATAAGCGTCCACAACAAAGGTGGGCATGTTTCCTGCATATAATAATATGGAGTCGGCTGTTTCTGGTCCGATTCCCTTTATGGAAAGGAGTTCATTTCTTATAGTATGCAAATCCTGGTCAAACATCCTAGAGAGACTGCCGTTATATTTTGAGAATAACCAATCGATAAACGATTTCACCCTTTTTGCTTTGATATTAAAAAACCCGGAAGGACGAATGAGTTGAGCCAGGTCTATTGTATTCACATCCAGTAGTCCTTTCGGAGTAAGTTTTTTGGCCCTCTTAAGATTTATCATGGCCTTTTCAACGTTAGACCAATTAGTATTTTGTGTTAATATGGCACCAATAACAACCTCAAACGGGGTTTCTCCCGGCCACCATTGCTGCGGGCCCAATGCAGTATACATTTTCTGGTACATTTGCAACAGTATTTCTGTTTTAGTCATTTCCTCTGCCGAGTTTCGCTAATATACCCATTCTTAGCAAAGGCAACATAATTTCATGGTGCCCGGTAATCGCATATCCGAATTGGGTTGGTCTTTTCAAGACATTTGTTTGTGGCCTGTAATGCTGGATCATATCCATATTTGCTGTTACGAAATTTTCAATGTTATTACCCACATTCCTGGCAACACAAAGCGCTTTGAGAAAAACTTCCGGCATGATAACGGCAGAACCTATATTAAGCCATACCCCTTCTTCCAAATCAGAAACCACTGATGCGATGATTTTGAAATCGATATGACTGGATTCTCCCATATCCCTTCCGGAAATGTTCGGATGCATATAAATGGTGTCGGTCCCAAACGCAACATGGACTGTTGTTGGAATATTCAGCTTTGTGCCCCACACAAGCAAACTTAATTCCTGATAGGGATTTTCTTCTTCTATGATTCTTTCTCCTACTGCACGTCCGAGTCCTATACCCTCAACAGCGCCTTTAGCGGATGCAATCTGGAATGCCTTTGCCGTTTCTTCCACCATACCAAAACTTCCGTCCTTTAAACTCGCGGCTACATCTTCAGACGTAGCGCCAATCAATGAGACCTCATAATCGTGAATTGCCGTTGCGCCGTTCATGGCGAGCGCTGTTACGATCTTGCGTTTCATAAGATCAATGATTAAAGGGGATAAACCACATTTGACAAGATGGGCGCCTATTGCCATTACTACAGGACGTTTATTTTGATACGCCCGGGCTACGGCATCTATTAGTTTGCGTAGATTCGCGGATGCCAGGATTTCCGGAAATGATTCAAAAAAAGCATTCATTCCGTCTTCCGGCAGAACGGGTTTGGCGAACAGATCAATACTTGAAAGATTTTCACGTTCCTTTATCGAGTATGTTTTTGTTCTTGTAAGGTCAAGAGGTTGTGTTGAATGAGTTTTACGTGTGCGTTGTTTTGCCATTTCAATTGAGAAGTGCATCTATTTTTTTTTCAAAAAAGGTATAGCCTCTTACAATACGAATTTCCATTTTTAAAGTCAGCAAAGGAACTTTCCAAGCAGATATGTTGTTTCGAATCTTCACCTTATCCTTTTGGGTAATAAGAATTGCGTCTGGTTTGAAGCGTTGCGCTTCACTATGCAGCGCTCTCAATTCAGACCTGGTGTATACATGGTGGTCAGGGAATATGCGAAAGTTGAGTATTATTCCTCCCAGATTTTCAATACTTTTTTTGAAAGAAACAGGATTTCCGATGGCGCAAAACGCGTATATCCTTTTTCCCTTTAACCAGTGATAATCCAATCGTTTTGAATCGGTAAAGAATTCCAAACAGATAGGCTTGTGGACAGTTTCTATTATGGGTATTCCGTGTACTATTTTATGCAGACGCTCTCTGATAGAGTCGATTTTTTCTCTCCTGCACTGATCTACATGAGTAAGCATGATCATATGAGCCCTTTTCAGTTCTATCAATGGCTCCCGTAATAATCCCCGGGGTATGATTTGTTCATAACCAAAGGGATTCAGCGCATCAATCAGCACGATATCCAGGTCTCGATCAATCCGTAAATGTTGAAAACCATCGTCCAGCAGAAGATATTCTGCCTGAAACAGATTTATGGCTTCTCTACCGCTTTTTATTCTGTCACTGTTCATGAGATGAGGAATATCGGGGACATTTTCCTTAAATAAAAGGTACTCGTCATTACAGGATTCAGAAACATCCGTGCCATTTGATTGTCTTATTTTGGCCCTGTAACCCCTGCTGATAATAGCCACTTTCTTCCCTTTATTTTGTATATATTGTGATATAAATTGCGTCACGGGGGTCTTGCCGGTCCCGCCTACGGTGATATTGCCAACACTAATCACGATAATGGGAAGATGTTTCGTTTTCAGAATACCAACTCGGTAAAAAAAAATACGGGTTTTTATAAAAAAACCGTATATCTTTGAA
The Candidatus Brocadiaceae bacterium DNA segment above includes these coding regions:
- a CDS encoding phosphoglycerate kinase, translated to MNKLLIKDLDVRGKTVMVRMDYNVPLDEHGNITDDTRIRATLPTINYLLDEEAKVIIASHLGRPGGKVNPKFSLKPAAKRLQRYLNEKVNVSMAEDCIGDTVKKQIGEMRNGDVLVLENLRFHPGEEENDPSFAQELASLCNVFIQNAFGNCHRKHASMVSMQRYVPAAAGFLLKKEIDYFEKSVVNPMRPVVALLGGAKVSDKIKIIENLSKKMDKILIGGAMAFTFLKAQGYGVGKSLVEDSMLRMVNNLMSISRKNGIKLYLPVDFIVAEKFDNHAETKVVPFQEIPERWIALDIGPATTKLFTEALQDARTILWNGPMGAFEHDAFSRGTYAMVDAITSSHASTIVGGGDTDMAFHKSGKAHEVSFISTGGGAFLKLLEGGELPGVAALLEQKQ
- the gap gene encoding type I glyceraldehyde-3-phosphate dehydrogenase, with the translated sequence MAIKVGINGFGRIGKNVFRVIDKREGIDVLAINDLTDAKSLALLLKYDSIHGRFNGTVESREKSLLVNGKEITLSQEKDPSLLPWKSLGVDIVIEATGVFTTRATCAKHLDAGAKKVILSAPAKDKIDATIVVGVNNGDLKAEHKIISNASCTTNCLAPLAKVLNDTFGIEKGFMTTIHAYTNDQRIIDFMHKDPRRARAAAMNIIPTTTGAAKAIGEVIPSLNGKLDGLAMRVPVPNGSVTDFVAITSKDITIQEVNSAMKNASEGALKGILEYSEDPIVSSDIIGNTNSSIFDAPLTNVLDNRMVKLVSWYDNEWGFSNRMADLIELVARL
- a CDS encoding Glu/Leu/Phe/Val dehydrogenase; translated protein: MKENKILYETALKQFETVAEMLNLDDGMRERMRHPKRALIVSVPVKMDDGSSKVFKGYRVQHDITLGPSKGGLRYHPCVDLEEVSALAMLMTWKCALMHLPYGGAKGGIQCNPEEMSKNELERMTRRYTTEIVQFIGPDKDIPAPDLYTNAETMAWMMDTYSMQQGMTVPGVVTGKPLLLGGSLGRAEGTGRGVAYMVAEAARVLFKDLRGLRVAIQGTGNVGGVAARLLYDQGCTVVAVSDISGGVYNQKGILMPYLLHHLKENKHVCGLRDADAITNQELFELDCDVIIPAAIEGQITEENAERIKAKIIVEGANGPTTAEADKILHDKKTFLVPDILANAGGVTVSYFEWVQGIQYYFWSEEDIHKEQKEVMLGAFNRVFALSKKKGLDMRTAALMLGIDRVAEAKKLRGLYP
- a CDS encoding radical SAM protein; protein product: MDPALFAQAKLRFLICRLSTYRDVSISTSHSLVAQIAQEVEHVFVDFAFLPPPKDLEIMSASQVPLWVGTTTKEPPSAFDVLGISNSFVLELLNLPALLLFSGIPLFKKERMLRSDIPLIVLGGANAAVTAVLHGPAEGQGFRGNGGLVDAVILGEGELSVKQFLRIVLEGKLAGMGKTEILRSCHGKVDGFYEPDKYIHRYITLARKQHAELETNGKKAGNHEQGLRENTLAEIMPKAPYVAYPVKSAIVYDLDQARALESGPIWYETENLGTGSIQISSGCPCFCSFCAESWERKPYRERSLRKLLEGMRAAKAQQGLNSINLSSFNFNTHTELYSIIKSFYEEIASISLKSQRFDLLAADRFLADAQKIIGKTTVSCGMEGISERLRKYLHKNLTEEHIYKACEFLFEKGIRELKIFLIRTGLEQPDDLLEFRTFVERLEKLKSMTNSKARIIFSLTPLYYPPHTPLQFHACTTALEDDKHTRKELNHLCRTNGMEFRESASHTETWLMQLLAMGDRQLTPALIRSSIIDGFFYYNSVPKYVFSRWRAYLHEAGLSEGYYFNAKEKDHVFPWDDITMGIKKNFLWEEYERSIRFTEQEYCLGRPQVKAQCLGCGACPTSAQINKITQHKISQPFLLEELDTITKKKRNTFILQATIEIDQTMRLVPKQFFGVAIARALMIAMPEITPYYQSVTGHLMDFTDERKGANFAYGINRYCLAFLPENRAKVLLQKETLLKKLGSIQKQCKGFFIKEMGPEPGNISDIQYILYRIRFPKDFTISFLEQKLGEHLHTNYVKHTVLKRQGATVFKVDDKTKKNAIVLYARIDTDLQQNEVEEKHAILLAATKRFNVQSFLETCYGFKRKREIVCAEIETLGYYGKKPSTEKKAMCSSCNNDIHETFAVGKPLEINQCLVCSIDKKL
- a CDS encoding VanZ family protein, coding for MKSNKSKIITVFIKVFLTLFYSYCIYIVSSRDTSSVPLFPHIDKLIHFIEFGILGFMMCWVISSFGMKTKIFFYLLAIGITSLYGASDEIHQFFTPHRSMDILDWLSDTLGATTAVIAWQRIMSRRHIRKKLIPLTNVPRQ
- a CDS encoding NYN domain-containing protein — encoded protein: MVIIIDGYNLIYSVPELEKYVEVHRIESVRNHVVSLLSKYQEEKPHTITIVFDGTYSDTVLPRKQIFSGITVIYSKTGVNADTAIKNIVNLCQNPNDVYVVTYDNDIKRHVKKRGCHIINPKTLYKEILGLLNKNGTRIPSDEPRGKLDGPSEKDARYWIEVFKNVPIPKEEKKSLLKNVTLKIKKRGNLSWQKDTLLCKQQGSSAEDTEYWVKIFEGIEKDEE
- a CDS encoding dihydroorotase produces the protein MGFFNVRNTLMTHNELLIKGGHVVDPAAGIDDRADIYIKDGTVKAISRDIQPGNTVKVIDARHRHVIPGLIDCHTHLREPGLEYKEDIRTGSRAAAAGGYTTLICEPNTLPPIDSLEMVELLMERVRQKSIVNIYTKACITRKLLGEELTDIDKLATDKRVRALSDDGNPVYYESIMEKACELSAKNNLIISPHCEDSQSFLDKAKKNARVTHFPGKAFCHETDFIIREIRCTEQAGGRLHVSHISFKSSADVIQQARKRRRAEITCEVTPHHLVLDNCCKDLEDNPPNVNPPLRSPEDKESMQNNLVNGTIDVIATDHAPHTNEEKKKGAPGFVGLETALGIILTKFVHPGILSLKDVVLKMSANPARIFRIDGGSLAVGMPANIAIIDLNKEWTVDAEAFHSKGKNSPFLGWKLLGKATTTIVGGKVVLDNGQITW
- a CDS encoding endonuclease III domain-containing protein, encoding MTKTEILLQMYQKMYTALGPQQWWPGETPFEVVIGAILTQNTNWSNVEKAMINLKRAKKLTPKGLLDVNTIDLAQLIRPSGFFNIKAKRVKSFIDWLFSKYNGSLSRMFDQDLHTIRNELLSIKGIGPETADSILLYAGNMPTFVVDAYTHRIFSRHGLIPENCTYDEIKSFFEDNLSKDVALYNEYHALIVNTGKMFCRPKKACEECPLNGFF
- the lpxK gene encoding tetraacyldisaccharide 4'-kinase, producing the protein MREEQADVFSVTIRFALLFLSKIYGFFIKTRIFFYRVGILKTKHLPIIVISVGNITVGGTGKTPVTQFISQYIQNKGKKVAIISRGYRAKIRQSNGTDVSESCNDEYLLFKENVPDIPHLMNSDRIKSGREAINLFQAEYLLLDDGFQHLRIDRDLDIVLIDALNPFGYEQIIPRGLLREPLIELKRAHMIMLTHVDQCRREKIDSIRERLHKIVHGIPIIETVHKPICLEFFTDSKRLDYHWLKGKRIYAFCAIGNPVSFKKSIENLGGIILNFRIFPDHHVYTRSELRALHSEAQRFKPDAILITQKDKVKIRNNISAWKVPLLTLKMEIRIVRGYTFFEKKIDALLN